The proteins below are encoded in one region of Microbispora sp. NBC_01189:
- a CDS encoding aspartate carbamoyltransferase catalytic subunit, whose product MKSHLLSTGDLSRDDALLILDTAEELARVSQRSIKKLPTLRGRTVVNLFFEDSTRTRISFEAAAKRLSADVINFSAKGSSVSKGESLKDTALTLEAMGADAVVIRHSASGAPHRLANWVRGSVVNAGDGTHEHPTQALLDAFSIRRRLGRLDGLKISIVGDVLHSRVARSNVLLLHTLGAEVTLVAPPTLLPVAVASWPCQVSYDLDAVLPKSDVVMMLRVQLERMNAAYFPSAREYSRRYGLDRDRFARLHDDAIVMHPGPMNRGMEISAEVADSPRSTIVEQVGNGVTVRMAVLYLLLGGSEPAIGGAE is encoded by the coding sequence ATGAAGTCGCACCTGCTCTCGACCGGCGACCTCAGCCGCGACGACGCCCTCCTCATCCTCGACACGGCGGAGGAGCTGGCCCGGGTCTCGCAGCGGTCGATCAAGAAGCTGCCGACGCTGCGCGGCCGGACGGTGGTGAACCTCTTCTTCGAGGACTCCACCCGGACCCGCATCTCCTTCGAGGCCGCGGCCAAGCGCCTGTCGGCCGATGTGATCAATTTCTCGGCCAAGGGGTCGAGCGTGTCCAAGGGCGAGTCGCTGAAGGACACCGCGCTCACCCTGGAGGCCATGGGCGCCGACGCCGTGGTGATCCGGCACAGCGCCTCGGGCGCGCCGCACCGCCTGGCCAACTGGGTGCGCGGCAGCGTGGTGAACGCCGGCGACGGCACCCACGAGCACCCGACGCAGGCGCTGCTCGACGCCTTCAGCATCCGCCGCAGGCTCGGCCGGCTCGACGGACTGAAGATCTCGATCGTCGGCGACGTGCTGCACAGCCGGGTCGCCCGCTCGAACGTGCTGCTGCTGCACACGCTCGGCGCGGAGGTCACGCTGGTCGCGCCGCCGACCCTGCTGCCGGTGGCGGTCGCGAGCTGGCCCTGCCAGGTCTCCTACGACCTCGACGCGGTGCTGCCGAAGTCGGACGTCGTGATGATGCTGCGGGTCCAGCTCGAACGGATGAACGCGGCCTACTTCCCCTCGGCGCGGGAGTACAGCCGCCGCTACGGCCTCGACCGCGACCGCTTCGCCCGCCTGCACGACGACGCGATCGTCATGCACCCCGGGCCGATGAACCGCGGCATGGAGATCTCCGCGGAGGTCGCCGACTCGCCGCGCTCGACGATCGTCGAGCAGGTCGGCAACGGCGTGACGGTCCGCATGGCCGTCCTCTATCTGCTGCTCGGCGGTTCCGAGCCCGCCATCGGAGGCGCCGAATGA
- a CDS encoding dihydroorotase: MTTILIRGARILGGAPRDILLRDGVVAEIGDLAGAGADQTVDASGLVALPGLVDLHTHLREPGREDAETVETGTQAAARGGYTAVHAMANTSPVADTAGVVEQVWRLGQESGHCDVQPVGAVTSGLEGRQLAELGAMADSAARVRVFSDDGRCVSDAVLMRRALEYVKAFDGVVAQHAQEPRLTEGAQLNEGEVSARLGLTGWPAVAEEAIIARDCLLAAHVGSRLHVCHVSTAGSVEIIRWAKSKGWDVTAEVTPHHLLLTDSRAETSPLGPYNPIYKVNPPLRTAEDVRALREALADGTIDCVATDHAPHPVEDKETEWAAAAMGMIGLETALPVVQEAMVETGLLDWAGVADRMSARPARIGRLAGHGRPIEPGAPANVTLYDPSVRRPVDPGAMASKSRNTPYEGMTLPGRVVATFLRGRPTVLEGKLV; the protein is encoded by the coding sequence GTGACCACCATCCTCATCAGGGGCGCCCGCATCTTGGGCGGCGCCCCGCGCGACATCCTGCTGCGCGACGGCGTCGTGGCCGAGATCGGCGACCTCGCGGGCGCCGGCGCGGACCAGACGGTCGACGCCTCCGGGCTGGTCGCCCTGCCCGGCCTGGTCGACCTGCACACCCATCTGCGCGAGCCCGGCCGGGAGGACGCCGAGACCGTCGAGACCGGCACCCAGGCCGCGGCGCGCGGCGGATACACCGCCGTCCACGCGATGGCCAACACCTCCCCGGTGGCCGACACCGCCGGGGTGGTCGAGCAGGTCTGGCGGCTCGGCCAGGAATCCGGCCACTGCGACGTCCAGCCTGTCGGCGCGGTGACCTCCGGCCTGGAGGGCCGCCAGCTCGCCGAACTCGGCGCGATGGCCGACTCCGCGGCCCGCGTGCGGGTCTTCTCCGACGACGGCAGGTGCGTGTCGGACGCGGTGCTGATGCGCCGGGCGCTGGAGTACGTCAAGGCGTTCGACGGCGTGGTCGCCCAGCACGCCCAGGAGCCCAGGCTGACCGAGGGCGCCCAGCTCAACGAGGGCGAGGTGTCGGCCCGGCTCGGCCTCACCGGCTGGCCGGCCGTCGCGGAGGAGGCGATCATCGCGCGCGACTGCCTGCTCGCCGCGCACGTCGGCTCCCGGCTGCACGTCTGCCACGTCTCCACCGCGGGCTCCGTCGAGATCATCCGATGGGCCAAGTCGAAGGGCTGGGACGTGACCGCCGAGGTCACCCCGCACCACCTGCTGCTGACCGACTCCCGCGCCGAGACCTCGCCGCTAGGGCCGTACAACCCGATCTACAAGGTGAACCCGCCGCTGCGCACCGCCGAGGACGTGCGGGCGCTGCGCGAGGCCCTCGCCGACGGCACGATCGACTGCGTGGCCACCGACCACGCCCCCCACCCGGTCGAGGACAAGGAGACCGAGTGGGCCGCGGCGGCCATGGGCATGATCGGCCTGGAGACCGCCCTGCCGGTGGTCCAGGAGGCCATGGTCGAGACCGGGCTGCTCGACTGGGCCGGCGTCGCCGACCGCATGTCCGCGCGCCCGGCCAGGATCGGCCGCCTGGCCGGGCACGGCCGGCCCATCGAGCCCGGCGCGCCCGCCAACGTCACCCTGTACGACCCGTCGGTCCGGCGGCCCGTCGACCCCGGCGCGATGGCGTCGAAGAGCCGGAACACCCCGTACGAGGGGATGACCCTGCCCGGCCGCGTGGTCGCCACGTTCCTGCGCGGCCGCCCCACCGTTCTCGAAGGGAAGCTCGTATGA
- the carA gene encoding glutamine-hydrolyzing carbamoyl-phosphate synthase small subunit, with the protein MTALLVLEDGRVFEGTPYGAVGETFGEMVFNTGMTGYQETLTDPSYHRQIVAMTAPHIGNTGVNDEDPESRRVWVAGYVVREPSRIPSNWRSRRTLDDYLREQGVVGIAMSGTRALTRHLRERGAMRAGVFSEGGDVAELVERVRRSPGMEGADLAREVSTPEPYVVPARGRKRFTVAAVDLGIKAMTPERMAERGCEVHVLPATAGAADILALGPDGVFFSNGPGDPAAAGYAVESLREVLDASVPFFGICFGNQILGRALGLGTYKLRYGHRGVNQPVQDRRTGKVEISAHNHGFAVRAPLDGPFETPYGAAEVSHVNLNDDCVEGLRLLDRPAFSVQYHPEAAAGPHDAAYLFDEFCDLMDKKKGAEGA; encoded by the coding sequence ATGACAGCCCTGCTGGTTCTCGAGGACGGACGCGTCTTCGAGGGAACGCCGTACGGCGCCGTGGGCGAGACGTTCGGCGAGATGGTCTTCAACACCGGCATGACCGGCTACCAGGAGACTCTCACCGACCCCTCCTACCACCGCCAGATCGTGGCGATGACCGCCCCCCACATCGGCAACACCGGCGTGAACGACGAGGACCCCGAGTCCCGCCGCGTCTGGGTCGCGGGCTACGTGGTGCGCGAGCCGTCGCGGATCCCGTCGAACTGGCGCTCCCGCCGGACGCTCGACGACTACCTGCGCGAGCAGGGCGTCGTCGGCATCGCCATGTCCGGCACCCGGGCCCTCACCCGCCACCTGCGCGAGCGCGGCGCGATGCGCGCCGGCGTCTTCAGCGAGGGCGGCGACGTCGCCGAACTGGTCGAGCGCGTGCGGCGCTCGCCCGGCATGGAGGGCGCCGACCTCGCCCGCGAGGTCAGCACGCCCGAGCCGTACGTCGTGCCCGCACGCGGGCGCAAACGCTTCACCGTCGCCGCGGTCGACCTCGGCATCAAGGCGATGACCCCCGAGCGGATGGCCGAGCGGGGCTGCGAGGTGCACGTGCTGCCCGCCACCGCCGGCGCCGCCGACATCCTCGCCCTCGGCCCCGACGGCGTCTTCTTCTCCAACGGCCCCGGCGACCCCGCCGCGGCCGGGTACGCGGTCGAGTCGCTGCGCGAGGTGCTGGACGCGAGCGTGCCGTTCTTCGGCATCTGCTTCGGCAACCAGATCCTTGGCCGGGCGCTCGGCCTCGGCACCTACAAGCTGCGGTACGGCCACCGCGGCGTGAACCAGCCCGTGCAGGACCGCAGGACCGGCAAGGTCGAGATCTCCGCGCACAACCACGGCTTCGCCGTGCGGGCGCCGCTCGACGGGCCCTTCGAGACGCCGTACGGCGCGGCGGAGGTCAGCCACGTCAACCTCAACGACGACTGCGTGGAGGGGCTGCGCCTGCTGGACCGTCCGGCGTTCAGCGTCCAGTACCACCCCGAGGCGGCGGCCGGCCCGCACGACGCCGCGTACCTGTTCGACGAGTTCTGTGACCTGATGGACAAGAAGAAGGGGGCCGAGGGTGCCTAA